Proteins encoded in a region of the Ziziphus jujuba cultivar Dongzao chromosome 3, ASM3175591v1 genome:
- the LOC107423279 gene encoding signal peptidase complex subunit 3B isoform X2 yields MYTVGYRVHGVLTLGVTLLALICAMASLPDNLNVPSPSVSVQVLNVNWFRKQPTGNDEVFVFLAAEYETPQNALNQVSLWDDILPSKKNPKFWIQTINKYRFTDEVSNLLGKEFNLTFHWYVIPKTGKMFADKMVMTAYRLPVEYI; encoded by the exons ATGTATACAGTAGGGTACAGAGTCCATGGAGTGCTGACATTGGGCGTGACCTTGTTGGCTCTAATATGCGCCATGGCTTCTCTTCCTGACAATCTCAACGTCCCATCACCATCCGTCAGTGTTCAG GTTCTAAATGTCAATTGGTTTCGGAAGCAGCCTACTGGGAATGACGAG GTATTTGTTTTCCTAGCTGCCGAATATGAAACCCCACAAAATGCTCTGAACCAG GTTTCCTTATGGGATGATATACTACCATCTAAGAAAAATCCAAAGTTCTGGATCCAAACCATTAACAAGTACAGGTTTACTGATGAG GTAAGCAATCTACTGGGGAAGGAATTTAACTTGACATTTCACTGGTATGTCATCCCCAAGACTGGAAAGATGTTTGCCGACAAAATGGTCATGACAGCATACCGTCTGCCAGTAGAATATATATAG
- the LOC125423566 gene encoding probable aspartic proteinase GIP2 — MASLSSFSFLLFSSILFPMISFSIAQTSFRPKALLLPVTKDSSTLQYLTQINQRTPLVPIQLTLGLGNAFLWVDCEQGYVSSTYKPARCRSAQCNLAQSKACGECFSPPKPGCNNNTCSLLPDNTITNTGTIGELAQDIVSIQSTNGSNPGRVVSVPNLLFACAPSFLLEGLASGVKGMAGLGRTKMGLPSQFSAAFTFDRKFAICLSSSTRSNVVVFFGDGPYVFLPRNFDLSESLIYTPLFINPASTAGAFFEGEKSAEYFIGVKSIKINNETVRLNTSLLSIDSKGNGGTKISTVKPYTVLETSIYSAVVDAFVKVLAKVKRVAAVPPFGACFNSSNIGSTRVGPAVPDIDLVLQSNSVFWRIFGANSMVQVSEDVLCLGFVDGGVKPRTSIVIGGHQLEDNLLQFDIATNRLGFSSSLLFRQTTCSNFNFTSNA, encoded by the coding sequence ATGGCTTCCCTATCCTCCTTCAGTTTCCTTCTTTTCTCTTCTATTCTCTTTCCCATGATCTCCTTCTCCATCGCCCAAACTTCATTCCGACCCAAAGCCCTCCTTCTTCCTGTAACCAAAGACTCTTCCACACTCCAATACCTTACACAAATTAACCAAAGAACTCCTCTAGTCCCCATTCAACTTACACTAGGTCTTGGCAATGCATTCCTTTGGGTAGATTGCGAGCAAGGTTATGTCTCATCCACATATAAGCCTGCTCGTTGTCGCTCGGCTCAGTGCAATCTTGCTCAATCCAAGGCTTGTGGGGAGTGCTTTTCTCCTCCTAAACCAGGCTGCAACAACAACACTTGTAGTCTCCTTCCAGACAATACCATAACCAACACTGGCACAATTGGTGAGCTAGCACAAGACATTGTCTCTATTCAATCCACCAACGGGTCTAATCCAGGCAGAGTGGTCTCTGTCCCAAACCTGCTGTTTGCTTGTGCCCCAAGCTTCCTCTTGGAAGGCTTGGCTAGTGGTGTCAAAGGTATGGCTGGTCTCGGAAGGACTAAAATGGGCCTCCCTTCGCAATTTTCTGCTGCTTTTACTTTCGATAGGAAGTTTGCCATCTGCTTGAGCTCTTCAACAAGATCTAATGTTGTCGTATTCTTCGGGGATGGACCTTATGTGTTTCTTCCTAGGAACTTTGATTTGTCAGAGTCTTTGATTTATACACCACTATTTATCAACCCTGCAAGCACTGCAGGTGCTTTCTTCGAAGGCGAAAAATCAGCAGAGTATTTCATCGGAGTGAAGTCCATTAAGATCAACAACGAAACTGTTCGATTAAATACTTCGTTGCTATCCATTGACAGCAAAGGAAATGGAGGAACAAAGATCAGCACAGTGAAGCCCTATACAGTTTTGGAAACCTCCATTTACAGTGCTGTGGTTGATGCATTTGTGAAAGTGCTAGCGAAAGTCAAGAGAGTAGCGGCAGTGCCACCATTCGGGGCTTGTTTTAACTCAAGCAACATCGGTAGTACTCGAGTCGGTCCAGCAGTGCCGGACATTGATCTTGTGTTGCAGAGCAACAGTGTGTTCTGGAGGATATTTGGAGCTAATTCAATGGTTCAAGTTAGTGAGGATGTTCTTTGTCTTGGATTTGTTGATGGAGGTGTAAAACCAAGGACTTCCATTGTGATTGGAGGACATCAATTGGAGGACAATCTTTTACAATTTGATATAGCTACAAACAGGCTTGGATTTAGCTCTTCATTGTTGTTCAGACAGACAACTTGCTCCAATTTCAACTTCACAAGTAATGCTTGA
- the LOC107423279 gene encoding signal peptidase complex subunit 3B isoform X1: MYTVGYRVHGVLTLGVTLLALICAMASLPDNLNVPSPSVSVQVLNVNWFRKQPTGNDEVSLLLNISADFQSMLTWNTKAVFVFLAAEYETPQNALNQVSLWDDILPSKKNPKFWIQTINKYRFTDEVSNLLGKEFNLTFHWYVIPKTGKMFADKMVMTAYRLPVEYI; the protein is encoded by the exons ATGTATACAGTAGGGTACAGAGTCCATGGAGTGCTGACATTGGGCGTGACCTTGTTGGCTCTAATATGCGCCATGGCTTCTCTTCCTGACAATCTCAACGTCCCATCACCATCCGTCAGTGTTCAG GTTCTAAATGTCAATTGGTTTCGGAAGCAGCCTACTGGGAATGACGAG GTCAGCTTGCTATTGAATATTTCAGCTGACTTCCAGTCAATGTTAACGTGGAATACAAAGGCG GTATTTGTTTTCCTAGCTGCCGAATATGAAACCCCACAAAATGCTCTGAACCAG GTTTCCTTATGGGATGATATACTACCATCTAAGAAAAATCCAAAGTTCTGGATCCAAACCATTAACAAGTACAGGTTTACTGATGAG GTAAGCAATCTACTGGGGAAGGAATTTAACTTGACATTTCACTGGTATGTCATCCCCAAGACTGGAAAGATGTTTGCCGACAAAATGGTCATGACAGCATACCGTCTGCCAGTAGAATATATATAG
- the LOC107423284 gene encoding probable aquaporin NIP7-1 yields the protein MKALFEEQPSTDLSNYATSSGESKDDQEMGSTAMSESGSVLKNSPFLCFPNGIEPNFGRGVLAEMVGTFILMFCVCGIIASTQLMKGEVGLLEYASTAGLTVVVVIFSIGSISGAHVNPAVTIAFAIFGHFPWSRVAPYIFAQIMGSVMATYSGMLVYGIKSDLMTTRPLQGSTSAFFVELIATFIIMFVAASLTQQAQSVGHLSGFVVGISIGLAVLITGPVSGGSMNPARSVGPAIVSWNFKSIWIYITAPTIGAVFGALVFRFLRLRHPPICPATSPNTCLLGQSLAFRSS from the exons ATGAAAGCCTTATTTGAAGAGCAACCATCTACTGATCTCTCAAACTATGCAACAAGTAGTGGTGAATCTAAAGATGATCAAGAAATGGGTTCTACTGCAATGTCAGAAAGCGGAAGTGTCTTGAAAAACTCTCCCTTCCTTTGCTTTCCAAATGGAATAGAACCGAATTTTGGACGTGGG gttTTGGCAGAAATGGTAGGGACTTTTATTCTGATGTTCTGCGTCTGTGGGATCATAGCAAGCACACAGCTGATGAAAGGAGAAGTCGGTCTTTTGGAATATGCTAGCACAGCAGGTCTAACAGTAGTTGTTGTGATTTTCTCTATAGGATCGATTTCTGGTGCACATGTTAACCCTGCAGTCACAATTGCTTTTGCAATCTTTGGTCATTTTCCATGGTCCAGG GTTGCTCCTTACATATTTGCACAAATAATGGGTTCTGTAATGGCAACCTATTCAGGCATGTTAGTTTATGGCATAAAATCAGACCTCATGACCACTAGACCTTTACAAGGCAGTACTTCTGCCTTTTTTGTGGAGCTTATAGCAACTTTCATCATTATGTTTGTCGCTGCTTCATTGACTCAACAAGCTCAATCT GTGGGACATTTGTCTGGTTTTGTTGTTGGTATTTCAATTGGACTTGCTGTGTTAATCACAGG GCCAGTTTCAGGAGGATCAATGAACCCAGCAAGGTCAGTAGGACCTGCAATTGTTTCATGGAATTTTAAAAGCATATGGATTTATATAACTGCCCCAACTATTGGAGCTGTGTTTGGTGCTCTAGTATTTCGTTTCTTGAGGCTAAGACACCCACCAATTTGTCCTGCTACCTCTCCAAACACCTGTTTACTTGGCCAGTCTTTGGCCTTCAGATCAAGTTAG